In one window of Candidatus Binatia bacterium DNA:
- the nirD gene encoding nitrite reductase small subunit NirD has translation MNEFVRVASVSEIPPQRGKAFEINGRSIAVFHTRDGKFYAIENTCKHKGGPLAEGDLDDHTVFCPWHGWAYDVVTGECLEDPESSVERFEVKVEGDNIWVRV, from the coding sequence ATGAACGAATTCGTGCGGGTGGCATCGGTGAGCGAAATTCCTCCGCAACGAGGCAAAGCATTCGAAATCAACGGCCGCTCCATTGCCGTGTTTCACACTCGCGACGGTAAATTTTACGCCATCGAGAACACGTGTAAGCACAAAGGTGGTCCACTTGCCGAAGGGGATTTGGACGACCACACCGTGTTTTGTCCGTGGCACGGATGGGCGTACGACGTCGTCACTGGCGAGTGCCTCGAGGATCCCGAGTCGTCGGTCGAACGCTTCGAAGTCAAAGTCGAAGGTGACAACATTTGGGTGCGTGTCTGA
- a CDS encoding SDR family oxidoreductase — MADLSGKFALVTGSSRGIGRGIALELARAGANVAVHYRREREAAEATARDIEALGRKTVVVGADVSEWTQVQAMAEQVLAAFGRLDIVVVNSGVASRPAPVWEMDIDHWHRVIAVDLHGAFYTCRATVGYLVRQGSGAVILVSSVGADLCAPFGAPYYAAKAAVNALTKTLAKECAPAGVRVNAIAPGLIHTDMGERMLRAHGDAILSTIPLGRAGTPEEIGKAAVFLASDDAAFITGKILRIDGGAWM, encoded by the coding sequence ATGGCGGACCTCAGTGGAAAGTTTGCCTTGGTCACCGGATCCTCGCGCGGCATCGGTCGGGGCATTGCCTTGGAATTAGCCCGTGCGGGAGCCAACGTTGCCGTTCATTATCGCCGCGAACGGGAGGCGGCAGAGGCAACGGCGCGCGACATCGAAGCCCTCGGGCGAAAGACCGTCGTGGTGGGGGCCGATGTGAGCGAATGGACGCAAGTGCAAGCGATGGCGGAGCAAGTGCTTGCCGCGTTCGGCCGGCTGGACATCGTGGTGGTCAACTCTGGCGTTGCATCTCGTCCAGCACCCGTTTGGGAGATGGATATCGACCACTGGCACCGGGTAATTGCCGTCGACCTACACGGCGCTTTCTATACCTGCCGCGCCACCGTTGGCTATCTCGTGCGCCAAGGCTCTGGAGCCGTGATTTTAGTTTCGTCAGTCGGTGCCGATCTCTGTGCGCCGTTTGGCGCACCGTACTACGCCGCCAAAGCTGCGGTGAATGCGCTCACCAAGACTCTGGCAAAGGAGTGTGCGCCTGCAGGAGTCCGAGTGAACGCCATTGCCCCTGGCCTTATCCACACCGACATGGGCGAACGGATGCTCCGCGCCCACGGCGACGCAATTCTGTCCACCATTCCCCTCGGACGGGCTGGCACGCCGGAAGAAATCGGCAAAGCCGCGGTGTTTTTGGCTAGCGACGACGCGGCCTTCATCACCGGAAAAATTTTGCGCATCGACGGTGGCGCCTGGATGTGA
- the pyrF gene encoding orotidine-5'-phosphate decarboxylase translates to MSTARPDRPANFADRLIARVRELGHPLCLGLDPHLPLIPPLFRRGTMEAHDPATAAQVAQFLCTVLDRYRGFVAAVKPQVAFFEQMGARGFAALEQVIAHARSHDFLVVLDAKRGDINSTAAAYAQCLRPESPLRCDALTVNPYLGNDALEPFAQAASECGAGVFVLVKTSNQGAADLQDLECRGQRLFERVASLLAPRSLAFRGASGWSSFGAVVGARYPEDAQRVRELLPHALFLVPGFGAQGADAHAALAGFVAGPHGREGGIVNSSRALLFPSGSNTDNARAWEQAIDTARDRTIAALHAAVQRIS, encoded by the coding sequence ATGAGCACGGCCCGCCCCGACCGCCCCGCAAACTTCGCCGACCGCCTGATCGCACGTGTGCGCGAGCTCGGACACCCGCTCTGCCTCGGGTTGGACCCCCATTTGCCGCTCATTCCGCCGCTTTTCCGCCGCGGCACGATGGAGGCGCACGACCCGGCCACTGCTGCGCAAGTGGCCCAGTTCCTTTGCACCGTGTTGGATCGCTACCGTGGCTTTGTTGCCGCCGTCAAACCGCAAGTGGCCTTTTTCGAACAAATGGGGGCACGCGGGTTTGCGGCACTGGAACAGGTGATTGCTCACGCCCGCTCGCACGATTTCTTGGTCGTGCTGGATGCCAAGCGAGGAGATATCAACTCCACTGCCGCAGCGTATGCGCAGTGCCTGAGGCCTGAGTCGCCGCTGCGATGCGATGCATTGACCGTGAACCCCTATCTCGGCAACGACGCACTCGAGCCCTTCGCGCAAGCAGCGAGCGAGTGCGGGGCCGGCGTGTTCGTGCTGGTCAAAACCAGCAACCAAGGTGCTGCGGACCTGCAAGATCTCGAGTGCCGGGGCCAGCGCCTGTTCGAACGGGTGGCATCGTTGCTTGCCCCAAGGTCGCTAGCGTTTCGAGGTGCGAGTGGTTGGTCGTCCTTCGGTGCCGTGGTCGGAGCACGCTATCCCGAGGATGCCCAACGAGTGCGCGAGCTTCTTCCGCATGCTTTGTTCCTCGTGCCGGGCTTTGGCGCGCAGGGGGCCGATGCCCACGCCGCCCTCGCCGGGTTCGTCGCTGGTCCGCACGGGCGCGAGGGCGGCATTGTCAACTCTTCGCGGGCGTTACTTTTCCCATCCGGGAGCAACACCGACAACGCACGGGCGTGGGAGCAGGCGATCGACACCGCTCGCGACCGCACCATTGCAGCGCTGCACGCTGCGGTCCAGCGCATCAGCTAA
- a CDS encoding secondary thiamine-phosphate synthase enzyme YjbQ, translated as MQHEFRIRTQRKTELVDITGRVADIVRQSGIEEGICHVYVAHATAALVINENDDPNVCTDFLECLDKLIPHGIWRHDRIDNNAAAHIKAALLGPSETVPVHAGRLVLGTWQAIMLAELDGPRERRVIVTVR; from the coding sequence ATGCAGCACGAATTTCGCATCCGCACACAGCGCAAAACCGAGCTGGTGGACATCACCGGACGAGTGGCGGACATCGTGCGCCAAAGCGGGATCGAGGAAGGTATCTGCCACGTTTACGTGGCCCACGCCACGGCTGCCTTGGTGATCAACGAAAACGACGACCCCAACGTGTGCACGGACTTCCTCGAGTGTCTCGACAAGCTGATCCCCCACGGCATTTGGCGGCACGACCGGATCGACAACAACGCTGCCGCCCACATCAAGGCAGCGCTCTTGGGGCCGAGCGAAACGGTTCCGGTGCACGCCGGGCGGCTGGTGCTCGGCACCTGGCAAGCGATCATGCTGGCGGAGCTCGACGGTCCGCGCGAACGCCGGGTGATTGTCACGGTTCGATGA
- the nagZ gene encoding beta-N-acetylhexosaminidase produces MHTAGALITMGIPGPQLDGATRELLERVKPGCIVLFRRNVDAGFDALQRLIADLHALPWEPLVAIDHEGGRVVRLGEPFTHFPPMAVVGARNDPALAHDVAFAMGRELAAVGLDLVYAPVLDTLSCPANTVIGDRAFGSEVQRVARLGAAQVRGFLAAGILCCGKHFPGHGDTDVDSHFDLPRVTADIDVLRRRELVPFRTAIEAGVPMLMTAHVLYAAIGHDTPASFDSFWLRTVLRDHLRFPGVVVSDDLEMGAVTKRMRPAEAAVRAISAGADGVLICQSGTAALEAVKALTAAIESQPSLRTGAESAWQRWHALRERRSKLPRHPCPLPCAEHRRLAESLA; encoded by the coding sequence ATGCACACTGCTGGCGCCTTGATCACGATGGGCATCCCCGGCCCGCAACTGGACGGCGCCACGCGGGAGCTCCTCGAGCGGGTGAAGCCGGGTTGCATCGTGCTGTTCCGCCGCAACGTGGATGCAGGCTTCGATGCGCTGCAGCGCCTCATCGCCGATCTTCACGCGCTGCCCTGGGAGCCGCTTGTGGCCATCGACCACGAAGGTGGCCGGGTGGTGCGCTTGGGGGAACCATTCACGCACTTTCCGCCGATGGCCGTGGTCGGAGCGCGAAACGACCCCGCGCTCGCCCACGATGTCGCGTTCGCCATGGGACGGGAACTGGCCGCCGTGGGATTGGACCTGGTCTATGCACCGGTCCTCGACACTCTCAGTTGCCCGGCGAATACCGTGATTGGCGACCGTGCTTTCGGCAGCGAGGTCCAACGGGTGGCTCGTCTCGGTGCGGCGCAAGTGCGGGGATTTCTCGCTGCGGGTATCCTCTGTTGCGGCAAACATTTTCCTGGGCACGGCGACACCGACGTCGACTCGCACTTTGACCTGCCGCGCGTCACCGCCGACATCGACGTGCTCCGGCGGCGCGAACTCGTGCCGTTTCGCACCGCGATCGAAGCCGGGGTGCCGATGCTCATGACCGCCCACGTGCTTTACGCGGCAATTGGCCACGACACGCCAGCAAGCTTCGATTCCTTTTGGCTGCGCACCGTCTTGCGCGACCATCTCCGCTTTCCCGGAGTCGTCGTCAGTGACGACTTGGAAATGGGCGCAGTAACGAAACGGATGCGTCCAGCGGAAGCCGCAGTCCGTGCCATCTCTGCCGGAGCCGACGGTGTGCTGATCTGCCAGAGCGGAACGGCAGCTTTGGAGGCTGTAAAGGCCCTCACTGCAGCGATCGAGAGCCAGCCTTCCTTGCGCACGGGTGCAGAATCCGCATGGCAACGCTGGCACGCGCTGCGCGAGCGACGTTCGAAGCTACCGCGCCACCCTTGCCCGCTGCCGTGCGCCGAGCATCGCCGTCTTGCCGAGTCGCTTGCGTGA
- a CDS encoding OB-fold domain-containing protein, which yields MGFRPLPAVEPPTAAFWRACREGRLEFRYCPRCRWYIHPPRPLCPHCHSRDLTVRSVSGKGWVYSFTVNHKAWFPGQEVPYVIALVELVEQPGLRLTTNLVECAPDEVRIGLPVQAKFEPLSDEVGLPLFVIDREAQLASAHGTAPSPPQPVSEPTPAPAVNTRGEPLERRAVLSGVGQSAIGRRLFRDDLDLTCEAALAAICDAGLEVRDIDGIAAYPGPVSNVPGFAGPSIYDVQDALGLSVRWHLAGLEGPGQIMPIIAAALAVASGLARHVLVYRTVTEATAAADTGRRGIGAGAREITGFAAFLVPFGAMSAANWLALYARRHMHEYGTQRKHLGMIALTEREHARMNPAAVYREPLTWEDYWSARLVSEPFCLYDCDAPVDGSTAVIVSAAECARDLAKPAVHIQAVGTALGRRPIWDQWPDLTTMAAHDAAQHLWSRTTLKPSDVDTAQLYDGFSFLTLAWLEALGFCGKGESGPFVEEGHIRLGGSLPLNTWGGQLSGGRLHGFGFVAEAIRQLRGECGTRQVSDCEVAVVAVGGGPVAGCMLLTRG from the coding sequence GTGGGATTCCGTCCGCTGCCAGCCGTCGAGCCACCCACTGCCGCGTTCTGGCGTGCCTGTCGCGAGGGCCGCTTAGAGTTTCGCTACTGCCCTCGCTGCCGCTGGTATATCCACCCGCCGCGTCCACTTTGTCCGCACTGCCATTCGCGCGATCTCACGGTTCGCAGCGTCTCGGGCAAAGGCTGGGTATACTCGTTCACGGTTAACCACAAAGCTTGGTTCCCCGGGCAAGAGGTGCCCTACGTAATTGCGCTGGTGGAACTCGTCGAACAACCGGGGCTTCGCCTCACGACGAACCTCGTTGAGTGTGCACCCGACGAGGTTCGAATTGGTCTTCCTGTGCAGGCGAAATTCGAGCCTCTGAGCGATGAGGTTGGTTTGCCGTTGTTTGTGATCGACCGCGAGGCGCAGCTCGCATCCGCGCACGGGACTGCCCCGTCTCCACCGCAACCTGTTTCGGAGCCGACCCCTGCGCCAGCGGTCAACACGCGCGGCGAACCCCTCGAGCGTCGTGCGGTGCTCTCGGGTGTCGGGCAATCGGCGATTGGGCGGAGGCTATTTCGTGACGATCTCGACCTTACCTGCGAGGCAGCTTTAGCGGCCATTTGCGATGCTGGGCTCGAGGTGCGCGACATCGACGGAATTGCCGCGTATCCCGGGCCGGTGTCCAATGTCCCCGGATTTGCCGGGCCGAGTATTTACGATGTGCAGGATGCTCTCGGGCTGTCGGTGCGTTGGCATTTGGCCGGGCTGGAGGGTCCGGGTCAAATCATGCCGATCATCGCTGCGGCACTGGCGGTGGCGTCTGGACTCGCCCGCCACGTGCTCGTGTACCGCACTGTCACCGAGGCCACGGCGGCCGCGGATACCGGCCGCCGTGGTATCGGCGCTGGGGCGCGGGAAATCACTGGCTTTGCCGCCTTCCTCGTGCCTTTCGGGGCCATGTCTGCCGCCAACTGGCTAGCGCTGTATGCGCGGCGGCACATGCACGAGTACGGCACGCAGCGCAAGCACTTAGGCATGATCGCACTCACGGAACGCGAACACGCGCGCATGAACCCAGCCGCGGTGTACCGCGAGCCACTGACTTGGGAAGATTATTGGAGTGCGCGTCTCGTGAGCGAGCCGTTTTGCCTGTACGATTGCGACGCCCCGGTGGATGGCTCCACTGCGGTGATTGTCTCCGCAGCGGAGTGCGCGCGCGACCTCGCCAAACCGGCCGTGCACATTCAAGCGGTAGGTACAGCATTGGGCCGCCGGCCGATTTGGGATCAGTGGCCCGACCTCACGACCATGGCGGCCCACGACGCCGCGCAGCACTTGTGGAGCCGCACCACCCTCAAACCCAGCGACGTCGACACGGCACAGCTCTACGACGGGTTCAGCTTTTTGACCTTGGCTTGGCTCGAGGCCCTAGGATTTTGCGGCAAAGGAGAGAGTGGCCCCTTCGTCGAGGAGGGCCACATTCGGCTGGGAGGCTCGCTGCCGCTGAACACCTGGGGCGGGCAGTTATCCGGCGGCCGACTGCACGGCTTTGGTTTCGTCGCTGAGGCCATCCGCCAACTGCGCGGCGAGTGCGGAACGCGGCAGGTATCGGACTGCGAGGTGGCGGTCGTGGCGGTCGGTGGCGGCCCCGTGGCTGGCTGCATGCTGCTCACGCGCGGATAA